Below is a window of Janthinobacterium lividum DNA.
AGTGGTCATCAGGCCCGTTTCGATGCCGATGGCGTCGTTGAGCGGCTTGACCAGCGGTGCCAGGCAGTTGGTGGTGCACGAAGCGTTCGAGATGACGGTGTCCGTCGATTTCAGTACCGAGTGGTTCACGCCGAACACGACGGTCGCATCGACGTCCTTGCCGCCTGGTGCCGAAATGATGACTTTTTTCGCGCCGCCCTTCAAGTGAGCCGAAGCTTTCTCTTTGGTGGTGAAGAAGCCCGTGCATTCCAGCACGACGTCCACGCCCAGCTCGCCCCATGGGATTTCAGCAGGATTGCGCTGTGCGAATACGCGGATCGGATCGCCATTGACGATCATGTTGTCGCCTTCGACAGTGACCGTGCCCGGGAACTTGCCGTGCGCGGTGTCGTAGCGGGTCAGGTGGGCGTTCGATTTGGCATCGCCCAGGTCGTTGATGGCAACGATCTGGATATCCTGTTTCTTGCCGCCTTCGTAGAAAGCACGCAAGACATTACGGCCGATGCGGCCGTAGCCATTGATTGCAACTTTGATCGTCATACTCTGCTCCTGATTAAAAAAGAAGGTACATGCACGCCCCCGGCGAGTACCTCGCCAGGGCCGTTAAAAATCAATATTAGCCGGCGATAACCGCTTTGACCTTGGCCACGACGTTGTCGACCGTGAAGCCGAAGTGCTTGAACAGCACGCCAGCCGGCGCCGATTCGCCAAACGTGTCGATACCGACCACGGCGCCTTCCAGGCCCACGTATTTGTACCAGAAGCTGGTCACGCCCGCTTCGATGGCCACGCGCGGCACGCCTTTGGTCAGCACGCTGGCCTTGTAGGCGGCGTCCTGGCGGTCATACACGTCGGTCGACGGCATCGACACCACGCGCACATTGATGCCTTCCGAAGCCAGCGCGCTGGCGGCGGCGACAGCCAGTTCCACTTCGGAACCGGTAGCGATCAGGATTGCCTTGGCGTCGGCCACGTCGTTCAGCACATAGCCGCCGCGGTAGATGTTTTCGATCTGTTCGGCGCTACGCTCCTGGTACGGCAAGTTCTGGCGCGAGAAGATCAGCGTCGACGGGCCATCCTTGCGGCGCACGGCGGCGCCCCAGGCAGCAGCCGACTCGACGGTGTCGCACGGACGCCAGTTGTCCAGGTTCGGGATCAGACGCATCGACGAGACGTGCTCTACCGATTGGTGCGTCGGGCCATCTTCGCCCAGGCCGATCGAATCGTGGGTGAACACGAAGATCGAACGCAGTTTCATCAGGGCCGCCATGCGCAGCGCATTGCGGCTGTAGTCGGAGAACGTCAGGAACGTGGCGCCGAACGGGATGTAGCCGCCGTGCAAGGTGATGCCGTTCATGATGGCGCTCATGCCGAATTCGCGCACGCCGTAGTTGATATGGTTGCCAGGCTGGCCCGAACGCACAGCCACGCACTCTTTCCAGTTGGTCAGGTTCGAACCGGTCAGGTCGGCCGAGCCGCCCAAAAATTCCGGCAGGGACGAAGCCAGTGCCTGGATGGCATTCTGGCTGGCCTTGCGGGTGGCGATGTTTTCTTTCTTTTCCACGCAGGAAGCGATGGCGGCGCTCAGGGCCGCTTCGAATGCCTCTGGCAGCTCGCCCTGCATGCGGCGGGTCAGTTCCGCGGCTTGCTGCGGGAATTCACGGCGGTAGGCGCCAAAACGCTCGTTCCAGTCCGCTTCCAGCAGGGCGCCTTGTTTCTTGGCATCCCAGGCTGCGTAGACGTCGGCCGGCATTTCGAACGGTGCGGCATCCCAGCCGATGTATTCGCGCACGGCAGCGATTTCCTTGTCGCCCAGCGCGGCGCCGTGGACCTTGTCGCCGCCTTGCAGGTTCGGCGAACCCTTGCCGATGATGGTCTTGCAGCAGATCAAGGTTGGCTTGCTGGCGGTCTTGGCGGCGGCGATGGCGGCAGCCACGGCGGCAACATCGTGACCGTCGACGGCGCGGATGACATTCCAGCCGTACGCTTCGAAGCGCGCCGGGGTGTCGTCCGTGAACCAGCCTTCGACTTTGCCGTCGATGGAAATGCCGTTGTCATCGTACAGGGCGATCAGTTTATTCAGGCCCAGGGTGCCGGCCAGCGCGCACACTTCGTGCGAAATGCCTTCCATCAGGCAACCGTCGCCGACGAAAGCGTAGGTGTAGTGGTTGACGATGTCGTAGCCAGGCTTGTTGAATTCAGCGGCCAGCAATTGCTCCGACAGGGCCATGCCGACGGCGTTGGCGATGCCCTGGCCCAGCGGGCCGGTGGTCGTTTCCACGCCTGGCGTGACATCGACTTCCGGATGGCCCGGGGTTTTCGAATGCATCTGGCGGAAAGCCTTGATGTCATCCATCGACAGGTCATAGCCCGTCAGGTGCAGCAGCGCGTAGTGCAGCATCGAGCCGTGGCCATTCGACAACAGGAAACGGTCGCGGTTCTGCCATTTTGGATTGGCAGGATTGTGGCGATAGTGACCACTCCACAGGGCAACTGCGATCTCGGCCATGCCCATCGGCATGCCTGGATGGCCGGAGTTGGCCTTTTGTACAGCGTCCATTGCCAGTGCGCGGATCGCATTGGCCATTTTGGTAGTCGGGAGCGTAGTTGTCATGATGGTGTGGGTCAGTCGCGAGTTTGGAATTCGTTTGCAACAGCGCAGGCAGGGAAGCCGGCTGCTTTCTGTAGTCAACTATTTTACCAGACTGGGGGGCCGCAAATTAGAATTGCGGCGTACTGGCCCGCCAAATGGCTATACTTTGACGTCTTTCCACCCCACTTATACCCCCGTTGAGGATTTGCATGCCGCGTTTTTTCTGTCCCCAGCCGCTCGTTGCCGGCACCACCATCGTCCTGCCGGAGGCTGTCGCCCACCATATCCAGGTCGTACGCCTGGCGCCAGGCGACCTCATCACCCTGTTCAATGGCGAAGGCGGCGAAGTGCAAGCGAGCCTGGTGGCGGTCGCCAAGCGCAGCGTGACGGCTGAAATACAGGCGCACGTGGCGCGCGAAACGGAACTGCCGTATGCCGTGACCTTGGCGCAGGCGCTGCCGGAAGCATCCAAAATGGACTGGATCATCGAAAAAGCCATCGAACTGGGCGCGGCCGGCATCGTGCCGCTGTCGGCGCAGCGCTGCGTCGTGCGCTTGTCAAGCGAAAGGGCCGAGAAAAAACTGGCGCATTGGCAAGGCATTATCGTTTCCGCTTCGGAACAGTGCGGGCGCAACCGCCTGGCACAACTGGCGCCGCTGCAAGACTTCAATAGCTGGAGCCGCCAGCAAGATTTGCATAAACGCATCATTTTGACGCCGCGCGCGGAGCAGTCGCTGGCCGACTGGGCCCGTCACCAGCCGCCGCAAGCGATCACCGTGATGGTGGGCCCGGAAGGCGGATTTTCGGAAGCGGAAGAAAAGGCCGCGCTGGCCGCCGGCGCCATCGGCTTGGCTATGGGCCCGCGCATCCTGCGCACGGAAACGGCAGGCCTGACGGCGCTGGCAACGCTGGGCGCAATATGGGGCGGCATGTAGGCACAAGCCAGCTGCCGGCGTGCTTGCAGCAAGGCCGCCCGCATCACATTCCCCTACACCCGCAGGGTGGATTCCCCCTGCGCCGCCGCGCTCTTCCAGCAGTTCCGTAAGTCGATACCCCTACACACATAAAAAAAACCCGCCAGGCGAACCTGGCGGGTTATTTCAGACATTCATCCCATGCTCCTTGCGGAGCGCGGAATTAGAAGGACTGGTTGTAGCGCACGTAGACGAAACGGTCGATAGGCACGTTAGGATCAACAGCCGACGAAGACGAAACACTGACGCCAGCGCTGGTTGCTGCGTACATCAAGCGTGGAGCACGGTCAAACAGGTTGTTCGCGCCGACCGAGATCTGACCTTTCCAAGGCGTTTTATACGCCACGTTCAGATCGAAGTAGGTGGTCGAACCACGCTTGTTGTAGCCGCCGCCGTCATAGCTGACGCCTTGATCATCAGGATTCGAGCATTGGAGTTCGGAGTCCAGGCACAGATCCTTGACGCCGCTGGTGTAACGCGCGGTCAGGGTCGAGCTCCAGTTACCCATCATCCAATCCAGGCTGACGTTCGACTTCAGACGGGCATAGGTAAACTCGCCTGCGTACTCTTGCCAGTCGGTAGTAGCGCTAGCTTTTTGCTTGAACGAACGCAGGACAGTCGATTCCGTACGAATAGCGAAGTTACCGTATGCCGTACGCGGCAGGCGGTAGCCCAGGCCAATGTCGAAACCTTCGGTCGACAATTCACCCTTATTGATCGTGCCGCGCGACAGGCCGGTGATGGCGCCAGTCGAGTTACGAACAACATCGCCGCAGTACTTTTG
It encodes the following:
- the gap gene encoding type I glyceraldehyde-3-phosphate dehydrogenase; this encodes MTIKVAINGYGRIGRNVLRAFYEGGKKQDIQIVAINDLGDAKSNAHLTRYDTAHGKFPGTVTVEGDNMIVNGDPIRVFAQRNPAEIPWGELGVDVVLECTGFFTTKEKASAHLKGGAKKVIISAPGGKDVDATVVFGVNHSVLKSTDTVISNASCTTNCLAPLVKPLNDAIGIETGLMTTVHAYTNDQVLSDVMHEDLRRARSATMSMIPTKTGAAAAVGLVLPELNGKLDGFAIRVPTINVSLVDLSFIAKRDTTVEEVNALMKAASEGALEGILTYQTEPLVSIDFNHNPASSNFDSTLTKVSGRLVKVSSWYDNEWGFSNRMLDTTVALMSAK
- the tkt gene encoding transketolase — protein: MTTTLPTTKMANAIRALAMDAVQKANSGHPGMPMGMAEIAVALWSGHYRHNPANPKWQNRDRFLLSNGHGSMLHYALLHLTGYDLSMDDIKAFRQMHSKTPGHPEVDVTPGVETTTGPLGQGIANAVGMALSEQLLAAEFNKPGYDIVNHYTYAFVGDGCLMEGISHEVCALAGTLGLNKLIALYDDNGISIDGKVEGWFTDDTPARFEAYGWNVIRAVDGHDVAAVAAAIAAAKTASKPTLICCKTIIGKGSPNLQGGDKVHGAALGDKEIAAVREYIGWDAAPFEMPADVYAAWDAKKQGALLEADWNERFGAYRREFPQQAAELTRRMQGELPEAFEAALSAAIASCVEKKENIATRKASQNAIQALASSLPEFLGGSADLTGSNLTNWKECVAVRSGQPGNHINYGVREFGMSAIMNGITLHGGYIPFGATFLTFSDYSRNALRMAALMKLRSIFVFTHDSIGLGEDGPTHQSVEHVSSMRLIPNLDNWRPCDTVESAAAWGAAVRRKDGPSTLIFSRQNLPYQERSAEQIENIYRGGYVLNDVADAKAILIATGSEVELAVAAASALASEGINVRVVSMPSTDVYDRQDAAYKASVLTKGVPRVAIEAGVTSFWYKYVGLEGAVVGIDTFGESAPAGVLFKHFGFTVDNVVAKVKAVIAG
- a CDS encoding 16S rRNA (uracil(1498)-N(3))-methyltransferase, whose translation is MPRFFCPQPLVAGTTIVLPEAVAHHIQVVRLAPGDLITLFNGEGGEVQASLVAVAKRSVTAEIQAHVARETELPYAVTLAQALPEASKMDWIIEKAIELGAAGIVPLSAQRCVVRLSSERAEKKLAHWQGIIVSASEQCGRNRLAQLAPLQDFNSWSRQQDLHKRIILTPRAEQSLADWARHQPPQAITVMVGPEGGFSEAEEKAALAAGAIGLAMGPRILRTETAGLTALATLGAIWGGM